The following coding sequences are from one Aeromicrobium duanguangcaii window:
- a CDS encoding NUDIX hydrolase — protein sequence MASKIIPAAGGIVWRKAGPDGIEVLLVHRPDYDDWTFPKGKADPDEPLPVTAVREIAEETGYRVRLVHPLPEITYRVRGGIKQVSWWVARPLDDHSDFRPNQEVDEVRWFAPRAARKRLTYSHDRRLLESFEDLVALKAHKARTLIVLRHAKAVPRAEFVGGDADRPLASAGHDRAKELVPLLTAFGVRRVVSSPATRTVQTVDPYVAATGELLEVDDRLAESASEAKVDRAVEALLGTKRPTVACTHRPTLPAVYASLGISGPVLPAGRGLVVHHRKGQVLASELI from the coding sequence ATGGCGAGCAAGATCATCCCCGCCGCCGGCGGCATCGTGTGGCGCAAGGCCGGCCCGGACGGCATCGAGGTCCTGCTGGTGCACCGGCCCGACTACGACGACTGGACCTTCCCGAAGGGCAAGGCGGACCCGGACGAGCCGCTGCCCGTCACGGCCGTCCGTGAGATCGCCGAGGAGACCGGGTACCGGGTGCGCCTGGTCCACCCCCTGCCCGAGATCACCTACCGGGTCCGCGGCGGCATCAAGCAGGTCTCGTGGTGGGTCGCCCGCCCGCTCGACGACCACAGCGACTTCCGGCCCAACCAGGAGGTCGACGAGGTCCGCTGGTTCGCGCCGCGGGCGGCGCGCAAGCGGCTGACGTACTCCCACGACCGGCGCCTGCTGGAGTCCTTCGAGGACCTCGTCGCGTTGAAGGCCCACAAGGCCCGCACCCTGATCGTCCTGCGGCATGCGAAGGCCGTCCCCCGGGCCGAGTTCGTCGGCGGTGACGCCGACCGTCCGCTGGCCTCCGCCGGCCACGACCGGGCGAAGGAGCTCGTCCCCCTGCTGACGGCCTTCGGCGTGCGACGCGTCGTCAGCTCACCCGCCACCCGCACGGTCCAGACGGTCGATCCCTACGTGGCCGCCACCGGCGAGCTGCTCGAGGTCGACGACCGGCTGGCCGAGAGCGCATCCGAGGCCAAGGTCGACCGGGCGGTCGAGGCGCTGCTCGGCACCAAGCGGCCCACGGTCGCCTGCACGCACCGCCCGACCCTGCCGGCCGTGTACGCCTCACTGGGCATCAGCGGTCCGGTGCTGCCGGCCGGACGCGGCCTGGTCGTGCACCACCGCAAGGGCCAGGTCCTGGCCTCCGAGCTGATCTGA
- a CDS encoding RNA degradosome polyphosphate kinase has translation MESTDLTVPEPLAASPDEFDVDPPYDATDGSLPDDRFLDRELSWIAFNARVLELAEIESLPLLERTRFLAIFGSNLDEFFMVRIAGLKRRIAAGVAVPSASGLNPRDVLASSLQASRVLTERQSNLLHEVFLPALADQRIHLLRWSGLTDEEKDRVTAFYHQRVFPVLTPLAVDPAHPFPYISGLSLNIALVMRNPRTGKQHFARVKVPPVIQRWVEASDGRFVALEDVIAANLDSLFPGMEIIDHHTFRVTRNEDLEVEEDDAENLLKALEKELLRRRFGPPVRLEVDEEMSDSVLELLVGELGVSDDEVFRLRGPLDLTSLNEIADLDRPALKFPPFVPGTHEHLAEVETASPADMFSALRKRDVLVHHPYDSFATSVQRFIEQAAADPHVLAIKQTLYRTSGDSPIIDSLIDAARAGKQVLVLVEIKARFDEQANIRWARKLERAGCHVVYGLVGLKTHCKLALVIRDEPDGLRRYAHIGTGNYNPKTARLYEDLGLLTSNPEITHDLTELFNSLSGFALTSDYDSLLVAPRLLRSGLLDRIDREIARHREGRPARIAFKLNSLVDEAIIDKLYEASRAGVEVDLIIRGICALRPGVPGLSERIRVRSVLGRFLEHSRVFAFGADDEREVWIGSSDLMHRNLDRRIEVLVKVPSPEHVQQLFDLLALMASDATLSWHLGPDGAWTRVDGADVQEILIDRARARRARA, from the coding sequence ATGGAGTCCACGGACCTGACGGTCCCCGAACCGCTTGCCGCGTCGCCCGACGAATTCGACGTCGACCCGCCCTACGACGCGACGGACGGGTCCCTGCCCGACGACCGGTTCCTCGATCGCGAGCTGTCCTGGATCGCGTTCAACGCCCGCGTCCTGGAGCTCGCCGAGATCGAGTCGCTGCCGCTGTTGGAGCGCACCCGGTTCCTGGCGATCTTCGGCAGCAACCTCGACGAGTTCTTCATGGTCCGGATCGCCGGCCTCAAGCGACGCATCGCGGCCGGGGTCGCCGTGCCGTCGGCCAGCGGGCTGAATCCGCGCGACGTCCTGGCCTCCAGCCTGCAGGCCAGCCGGGTCCTGACCGAACGGCAGTCGAATCTGCTGCACGAGGTCTTCCTGCCGGCGCTGGCCGACCAGCGCATCCACCTGTTGCGCTGGTCGGGGCTCACCGACGAGGAGAAGGACCGGGTCACGGCCTTCTACCACCAGCGCGTCTTCCCCGTCCTGACCCCGCTGGCCGTCGACCCGGCCCACCCGTTCCCCTACATCTCGGGGCTGTCGCTCAACATCGCCCTGGTGATGCGCAACCCCCGCACGGGCAAGCAGCACTTCGCGCGGGTCAAGGTGCCGCCCGTCATCCAACGGTGGGTCGAGGCCTCGGACGGTCGGTTCGTCGCCCTGGAGGACGTCATCGCGGCCAACCTCGACAGCCTCTTCCCCGGCATGGAGATCATCGACCACCACACGTTCCGGGTGACCCGCAACGAGGACCTGGAGGTCGAGGAGGACGACGCCGAGAACCTCCTCAAGGCGCTCGAGAAGGAACTGCTGCGGCGCCGGTTCGGTCCGCCGGTGCGCCTCGAGGTCGACGAGGAGATGTCCGACTCCGTGCTGGAGCTGCTGGTCGGCGAGCTGGGCGTGTCCGACGACGAGGTGTTCCGCCTGCGCGGCCCCCTGGACCTGACCAGCCTCAACGAGATCGCCGACCTCGACCGACCCGCCCTGAAGTTCCCGCCGTTCGTCCCCGGCACGCACGAGCACCTCGCCGAGGTCGAGACGGCCAGCCCGGCCGACATGTTCAGCGCCCTGCGCAAGCGCGACGTCCTCGTGCACCACCCGTACGACTCGTTCGCCACGAGCGTGCAGCGGTTCATCGAGCAGGCGGCCGCCGATCCGCACGTCCTGGCGATCAAGCAGACGCTCTATCGCACCTCGGGCGACTCGCCGATCATCGACTCGCTCATCGACGCGGCCCGCGCCGGCAAGCAGGTCCTGGTGCTCGTCGAGATCAAGGCGCGCTTCGACGAGCAGGCCAACATCCGCTGGGCCCGCAAGCTCGAGCGTGCGGGCTGCCACGTCGTCTACGGACTGGTGGGGCTCAAGACGCACTGCAAACTGGCCCTGGTGATCCGCGACGAGCCCGACGGCCTGCGCCGCTACGCCCACATCGGCACCGGCAATTACAACCCCAAGACCGCGCGCCTCTACGAGGACCTCGGCCTGCTGACGTCGAACCCCGAGATCACCCACGACCTGACCGAGCTGTTCAACAGCCTCTCGGGCTTCGCGCTGACCAGTGACTACGACTCGCTGCTCGTGGCTCCGCGACTGCTGCGATCGGGGCTGCTCGACCGGATCGACCGCGAGATCGCACGACACCGCGAGGGCCGGCCCGCCCGCATCGCCTTCAAGCTCAACTCCCTGGTCGACGAGGCGATCATCGACAAGCTCTACGAGGCGTCGCGCGCCGGCGTCGAGGTCGACCTGATCATCCGCGGCATCTGCGCGCTGCGACCCGGGGTGCCCGGGCTGTCCGAGCGGATCCGCGTGCGCAGCGTCCTGGGCCGCTTCCTCGAGCACAGCCGGGTCTTCGCGTTCGGCGCCGACGACGAGCGCGAGGTCTGGATCGGCTCCTCGGACCTGATGCACCGCAACCTCGACCGGCGCATCGAGGTCCTCGTGAAGGTCCCGTCGCCCGAGCACGTCCAGCAGCTCTTCGACCTGCTGGCGCTGATGGCGTCCGACGCGACGCTGTCGTGGCACCTGGGCCCGGACGGCGCCTGGACCCGCGTCGACGGGGCCGATGTCCAGGAGATTCTCATCGATCGGGCGCGCGCGCGGCGCGCGCGGGCCTGA
- a CDS encoding alpha/beta hydrolase encodes MSVSRRVRRAAVAAVGAAPLPLKRIVFGAPIRRQELTLHPDMQAMLTLMRLENPDPAATPISRQRRDLARADRLVGGDQPIGAVTERQIAGAGGPIRMRFYTPRELRGPSPALVWFHGGGFTLGDLESHDSLCRFLAEHAMVRVVAVDYRLAPEHPFPAAVDDCVEAWTWISRNASGLAIDPDRIAIGGDSAGGNLATVVAQEMVRTDGPSPRFQLLVYPVTDFTSVTQSRREFAEGFFLTDALMDEFDNAYLVRGEDRSDPRISPIKGSLEDLPPAHVVTAGFDPLRDEGEAYAEALRAAGVRVTAVREERLIHGFATMVGYGTAAPAAVRRLAAELQRGLV; translated from the coding sequence ATGAGCGTCTCCAGGCGGGTCCGACGTGCTGCTGTGGCCGCGGTGGGAGCCGCTCCTCTCCCGCTCAAGAGAATCGTCTTCGGTGCCCCGATCCGGCGCCAGGAGCTCACCCTGCATCCCGACATGCAGGCGATGCTGACGCTGATGCGGCTCGAGAACCCCGATCCCGCCGCGACCCCCATCAGTCGCCAGCGCCGCGACCTGGCCCGGGCTGATCGGCTCGTGGGCGGCGACCAGCCGATCGGCGCCGTCACGGAACGCCAGATCGCCGGGGCCGGCGGTCCGATCCGGATGCGCTTCTACACGCCGCGCGAACTGCGAGGGCCGTCCCCGGCGCTCGTGTGGTTCCACGGCGGCGGCTTCACCCTGGGCGACCTCGAGAGCCACGACTCGCTGTGCCGGTTCCTGGCCGAGCACGCCATGGTGCGCGTGGTCGCGGTCGACTACCGCCTCGCGCCCGAGCACCCGTTCCCGGCCGCCGTCGACGACTGCGTCGAGGCGTGGACGTGGATCTCGCGCAACGCCTCCGGGCTGGCGATCGACCCCGACCGGATCGCCATCGGTGGCGACAGTGCGGGCGGCAACCTCGCGACCGTCGTCGCCCAGGAGATGGTGCGCACCGACGGCCCGTCCCCGCGCTTCCAGCTGCTGGTCTACCCCGTCACGGACTTCACGAGCGTCACCCAGAGTCGTCGCGAGTTCGCCGAGGGCTTCTTCCTCACCGACGCCCTGATGGACGAGTTCGACAACGCCTACCTCGTCCGCGGCGAGGATCGGTCCGACCCGCGCATCTCGCCGATCAAGGGCAGCCTCGAGGACCTGCCGCCCGCGCACGTGGTGACGGCGGGCTTCGATCCGCTGCGCGACGAGGGCGAGGCGTACGCCGAGGCGCTCCGGGCGGCGGGGGTGCGCGTGACGGCGGTCCGTGAGGAGCGGCTGATCCACGGCTTCGCCACCATGGTCGGCTACGGCACCGCGGCTCCGGCCGCCGTCCGCCGGCTGGCGGCCGAGCTGCAGCGCGGGCTCGTCTGA
- the mshD gene encoding mycothiol synthase — MSLTDLAALARNADGVAPFNEATTIALRDGSPLRLERYDEVVGAVAVGDAPVEFVVHPRYRRQGRGRALVDDLVERGETRFWAHGDLPGAQALAAAAGLRAARTLLVLSTTDRSVPEVPVPDSVTLRSFTEADADAIVAVNARAFAHHPEQGAMDRADFDRRRSESWFDPAGLFVAERAGEVVGFHWTKVEDGVGEVYVVGVDPSAHGGGLGKALTAIGLRHLWDSGVGEIDLYVEGDNDPALAVYRRLGFTEKARDVLYSAD, encoded by the coding sequence ATGAGCCTCACCGACCTGGCCGCTCTGGCCCGCAACGCCGACGGCGTGGCGCCGTTCAACGAGGCGACGACGATCGCGCTGCGCGACGGCAGCCCGCTGCGGCTCGAGCGCTACGACGAGGTCGTCGGAGCCGTCGCCGTCGGTGACGCCCCCGTCGAGTTCGTGGTCCACCCGCGGTACCGCCGCCAGGGGCGCGGCCGCGCCCTCGTGGACGATCTCGTCGAGCGCGGCGAGACCCGCTTCTGGGCCCACGGCGACCTGCCCGGCGCGCAGGCGCTGGCGGCGGCCGCCGGGCTGCGGGCCGCGCGGACCCTGCTCGTCCTGTCCACCACCGACCGCTCCGTGCCCGAGGTCCCGGTCCCGGACAGCGTGACGCTGCGGTCCTTCACCGAGGCGGACGCCGACGCGATCGTGGCGGTGAACGCCCGCGCGTTCGCCCACCATCCCGAGCAGGGCGCCATGGACCGGGCCGACTTCGACCGGCGTCGGTCCGAGTCCTGGTTCGACCCGGCAGGGCTCTTCGTCGCCGAGCGCGCCGGAGAGGTCGTCGGCTTCCACTGGACGAAGGTCGAGGACGGCGTCGGCGAGGTCTACGTCGTCGGAGTCGATCCCTCGGCGCACGGCGGCGGGCTCGGCAAGGCGCTGACCGCCATCGGTCTGCGACACCTCTGGGACAGCGGCGTCGGCGAGATCGACCTCTACGTCGAGGGCGACAACGACCCGGCCCTCGCGGTGTACCGCCGGCTCGGCTTCACCGAGAAGGCCCGCGACGTCCTCTACTCGGCCGACTGA
- a CDS encoding acetyl-CoA carboxylase carboxyltransferase subunit alpha/beta, whose amino-acid sequence MSRLTARELIDLVLDPGSWESWDEPVDHHVHPEPYRTDLLAAAERAGTDESVITGRALMRGRPVAVLVNEFRFLAGSIGQVAADRIVRAVRRATAEGIPVLATTASGGTRMQEGTPAFVRMVDISRALMDHKAAGLPYLVYLRHPTTGGVFASWGSLGHVTIAEPGALVGFLGPKVYELLNGTPFPPGIQTSDNLANRGIIDAVVMPEELPSMVDTALSILIDPPTASSRSRRPAATERRHDTWDSVLLTRTPDRPGVREVLRWGTDVIIRLQGTERGERDAAMIVALARIDGEPCVVIGQDRTTQSRIKPMGPAALREARRGMRLANELGLPLVSFIDTPGAELSPEAEQGAIAGEIARCISSMSTMRVPSVSVLLGQGCGGGALALLPATRTIAAENSWLSPLPPEGASAIVFGDVDHAAQLATEQRISAFDLHASGAVHHLVPEPDDDDPESFARAMAAEVAHQLRALREHA is encoded by the coding sequence GTGTCCCGCCTGACCGCACGTGAGCTGATCGATCTCGTCCTCGACCCCGGATCGTGGGAGTCGTGGGACGAGCCGGTCGACCACCACGTCCACCCCGAGCCCTATCGCACCGACCTGCTGGCCGCGGCCGAGCGCGCCGGCACCGACGAGTCGGTCATCACCGGCCGGGCGCTCATGCGCGGCCGGCCGGTCGCCGTGCTGGTCAACGAGTTCCGGTTCCTGGCCGGATCGATCGGGCAGGTCGCCGCCGACCGGATCGTCCGCGCGGTGCGCCGCGCGACCGCCGAGGGCATCCCCGTGCTCGCCACGACCGCCTCGGGCGGCACGCGCATGCAGGAGGGCACGCCCGCCTTCGTCCGCATGGTCGACATCTCGCGCGCACTGATGGACCACAAGGCCGCCGGACTGCCGTACCTGGTCTACCTGCGCCACCCCACGACCGGCGGCGTCTTCGCTTCGTGGGGATCGCTGGGGCACGTCACGATCGCCGAGCCCGGCGCCCTCGTCGGATTCCTCGGCCCGAAGGTCTACGAGCTGCTCAACGGCACGCCGTTCCCGCCCGGCATCCAGACCTCGGACAACCTCGCCAACCGCGGGATCATCGACGCCGTCGTCATGCCCGAGGAGCTGCCCTCGATGGTCGACACCGCGCTGTCGATCCTCATCGACCCGCCCACCGCCTCGAGCCGGTCGCGCCGCCCCGCGGCCACCGAGCGCCGGCACGACACGTGGGACTCGGTCCTGCTGACCCGCACCCCCGACCGGCCGGGCGTCCGCGAGGTCCTGCGCTGGGGCACGGACGTCATCATCCGCCTGCAAGGCACCGAGCGCGGCGAGCGCGACGCGGCGATGATCGTCGCGCTGGCCCGGATCGACGGCGAGCCGTGCGTCGTGATCGGCCAGGACCGCACCACCCAGAGCCGGATCAAGCCGATGGGCCCGGCCGCGCTGCGCGAGGCACGGCGCGGGATGCGCCTGGCGAACGAGCTGGGGCTGCCGCTGGTCTCCTTCATCGACACCCCCGGCGCCGAGCTGTCGCCCGAGGCCGAGCAGGGCGCGATCGCCGGCGAGATCGCCCGCTGCATCAGCTCGATGTCGACGATGCGGGTTCCCTCGGTCTCGGTCCTGCTGGGACAGGGCTGCGGCGGCGGCGCACTGGCGCTGCTGCCGGCCACCCGCACGATCGCGGCCGAGAACTCGTGGCTGTCGCCCCTGCCGCCCGAGGGCGCCAGCGCGATCGTCTTCGGCGACGTCGACCACGCGGCGCAATTGGCGACGGAGCAGCGCATCAGCGCCTTCGACCTGCACGCGTCGGGCGCCGTCCACCACCTCGTGCCCGAGCCCGACGACGACGATCCGGAGTCGTTCGCGCGCGCGATGGCGGCCGAGGTCGCCCACCAGCTTCGAGCCCTCAGGGAGCACGCATGA
- a CDS encoding mannose-1-phosphate guanylyltransferase has product MSSFHAIIPAGGAGTRLWPLSRRARPKFLLDLEGTGRTLIQQTWDRMLPLTGTERIHVVSGADHGSAIAEQLPELVNLLLEPSPRDSMPAIGLAAAIIERADPDAIVGSFAADHRIPDPDRFVEAVREAIAVAEDGYIVTIGIEPTEPSTAFGYIASGEALDGFDSARAVRSFVEKPDEETARGYLASGDHVWNAGMFVARASVLLDSLARFQPELAAGLRAIAAAWGTPAFVAELGRTWPTLTKIAIDHAVAEPVAAEGGMAVVPATFGWDDLGDFASIAPLGSSPDVLWVDADGVARGREGVQIAVLGLRNVAVVQTDDAVLVLDLAQSQRVKDVVALLKDAGRDDLL; this is encoded by the coding sequence GTGTCCTCCTTCCACGCGATCATCCCCGCCGGTGGGGCGGGCACGCGCCTGTGGCCGCTGTCGCGCCGGGCCCGGCCGAAGTTCCTGCTCGACCTCGAGGGGACCGGCCGGACGCTGATCCAGCAGACCTGGGACCGGATGCTGCCCCTGACGGGCACCGAGCGCATCCACGTCGTCTCGGGCGCCGACCACGGCAGCGCCATCGCCGAGCAGCTGCCCGAGCTGGTCAACCTGCTGCTCGAGCCGTCCCCGCGCGACTCGATGCCCGCCATCGGCCTGGCCGCCGCGATCATCGAGCGGGCCGATCCGGACGCGATCGTGGGCTCGTTCGCCGCCGACCACCGCATCCCGGACCCCGACCGCTTCGTCGAGGCCGTGCGCGAGGCGATCGCCGTGGCCGAGGACGGCTACATCGTCACGATCGGGATCGAGCCGACCGAGCCCTCGACGGCGTTCGGCTACATCGCCTCGGGTGAGGCGCTCGACGGCTTCGACTCGGCCCGCGCGGTGCGCAGCTTCGTCGAGAAGCCCGACGAGGAGACCGCCCGCGGCTACCTGGCGTCCGGCGACCACGTCTGGAACGCCGGGATGTTCGTGGCCCGCGCCTCCGTCCTGCTGGACTCGCTGGCCCGCTTCCAGCCCGAGCTCGCGGCCGGGCTGCGCGCGATCGCTGCTGCCTGGGGGACGCCGGCGTTCGTGGCCGAGCTGGGCCGCACGTGGCCCACGCTGACGAAGATCGCGATCGACCACGCCGTCGCCGAGCCGGTGGCGGCCGAGGGCGGCATGGCGGTCGTGCCGGCGACCTTCGGCTGGGACGACCTGGGCGACTTCGCCTCCATCGCTCCGCTGGGCTCCTCGCCCGACGTGCTGTGGGTCGACGCCGACGGCGTGGCGCGCGGCCGCGAGGGCGTGCAGATCGCCGTCCTCGGGCTGCGCAACGTCGCGGTCGTGCAGACGGACGACGCGGTCCTGGTGCTCGACCTGGCTCAGTCGCAGCGGGTCAAGGACGTCGTCGCGCTGCTCAAGGACGCCGGGCGCGACGACCTGCTCTGA
- a CDS encoding VOC family protein, whose amino-acid sequence MAGVTVITSDPAHDQRLFAETLGLPLRPPVTDPDSEYVYSEEVAGTKHFGVWPLREAARACFGQDTWPDTHRVPQATIEFEVDDVESAARELTDRGYRLVHEARTEPWQQVVARFQSADGLLIGVCFTPWMHDDPAAP is encoded by the coding sequence GTGGCAGGTGTCACCGTCATCACGAGCGACCCGGCACACGACCAGCGGCTCTTCGCCGAGACCCTCGGGCTGCCGTTGCGGCCTCCCGTCACCGACCCGGACTCGGAGTACGTCTACTCCGAGGAGGTGGCGGGCACCAAGCACTTCGGCGTCTGGCCCCTGCGCGAGGCCGCCCGGGCCTGTTTCGGCCAGGACACCTGGCCCGACACCCACCGGGTTCCGCAGGCCACCATCGAGTTCGAGGTCGACGACGTCGAGAGCGCGGCCCGCGAGCTGACCGATCGCGGCTACCGACTGGTGCACGAGGCGCGCACCGAGCCCTGGCAGCAGGTCGTGGCCCGCTTCCAGTCGGCCGACGGCCTCCTGATCGGCGTCTGCTTCACACCGTGGATGCACGACGACCCAGCGGCGCCCTGA
- the manA gene encoding mannose-6-phosphate isomerase, class I, translating into MRRLHNMTQAYDWGSTSEIPRFLGRTGSGEPVAEMWLGTHPLAPSQVETPEGLRPLAEVAGEVPFMLKILAAEQPLSIQVHPGAAEAHEGFEREEAAGVPLDSPQRVFKDRNHKPEMVYALSTFDTLVGFRPTAEILRVFSQLDTPTINAASATLRAKTGFKGIVRVLENLLIAPPPATEIAQLVVQCKALVHDGVDIKRAYSTAAMIARHHPGDVGIVVSLLLNRFTLQPGEAMFLGTGVIHAHLSGLCLEAMANSDNVLRAGLTRKALDPDGLIRCLEAGMARVARVEPGYPSFSTEVYHPAVDEFALAVTQVSPADPDGVSLISAAHSIVMCIGGGVQVLNAQGQKISLSRGETIYTDAEDGDLTVVGTGEVAQIYLPGPNTPDSELKDLVGHRPVRAIP; encoded by the coding sequence ATGCGCCGTCTGCACAACATGACCCAGGCGTACGACTGGGGCTCGACCAGCGAGATTCCGCGCTTTCTGGGGCGCACGGGGTCGGGCGAGCCCGTCGCCGAGATGTGGCTCGGCACCCATCCCCTGGCTCCCTCGCAGGTCGAGACGCCCGAGGGGCTCCGGCCGCTGGCCGAGGTCGCCGGCGAGGTCCCGTTCATGCTCAAGATCCTCGCGGCCGAGCAGCCGCTGTCGATCCAGGTGCATCCCGGCGCCGCCGAGGCCCACGAGGGATTCGAGCGCGAGGAGGCCGCCGGCGTCCCGCTCGACTCGCCGCAGCGGGTCTTCAAGGACCGCAACCACAAGCCCGAGATGGTCTACGCGCTGAGCACCTTCGACACGCTCGTGGGCTTCCGTCCGACCGCCGAGATCCTGCGGGTCTTCTCGCAGCTGGACACGCCCACGATCAACGCCGCCTCCGCGACGCTGCGCGCCAAGACCGGCTTCAAGGGCATCGTCCGCGTGCTCGAGAATCTGCTGATCGCACCCCCGCCGGCCACCGAGATCGCCCAGCTCGTGGTCCAGTGCAAGGCACTGGTCCACGACGGCGTCGACATCAAGCGCGCCTACAGCACCGCCGCGATGATCGCCCGCCACCATCCCGGTGACGTCGGCATCGTGGTGTCCCTGCTGCTCAACCGCTTCACGCTGCAGCCCGGCGAGGCGATGTTCCTGGGCACGGGCGTCATCCACGCCCATCTCTCGGGCCTGTGCCTGGAGGCCATGGCGAACTCCGACAACGTGCTGCGGGCGGGCCTGACCCGCAAGGCGCTCGACCCCGACGGGCTGATCCGCTGCCTCGAAGCCGGCATGGCGCGCGTCGCACGCGTCGAGCCGGGCTACCCGTCCTTCTCGACCGAGGTCTACCACCCGGCCGTGGACGAGTTCGCGCTCGCCGTCACGCAGGTCTCCCCCGCCGATCCCGACGGCGTCTCGCTGATCTCGGCCGCCCACTCGATCGTCATGTGCATCGGCGGCGGTGTCCAGGTGCTCAACGCGCAGGGCCAGAAGATCTCGTTGAGCCGTGGCGAGACCATCTACACCGACGCCGAGGACGGCGACCTGACGGTGGTGGGAACGGGCGAGGTCGCCCAGATCTACCTCCCGGGCCCGAACACCCCGGACTCCGAGCTCAAGGACCTCGTCGGCCACCGGCCGGTCCGCGCCATCCCCTGA
- a CDS encoding HAD-IIB family hydrolase — protein sequence MSGPQLVAFDLDDTLAPSKCPIPEPIGELLVQLAERVQVAVISGGQLTQFRTQIVEQLPPASDEVKERIHLLPTCGTQYYRLRGDEIVTVYAHALTQDERDRALAAVEQEARRLGLWESQTWGDILEDRGSQITFSALGQQAPIEAKTAWDPDGTKKSALRDAVAAQLPDLEVRSGGSTSVDITHRGIDKAYGMKQLADATGISLDDMLFVGDRLDPDGNDYPVLALGVPCHAVEGWQDTVAYLEELIPTLG from the coding sequence GTGTCCGGACCCCAACTCGTCGCATTCGATCTCGACGACACGCTCGCGCCGTCCAAGTGCCCGATCCCCGAGCCGATCGGCGAGCTGCTCGTGCAGTTGGCCGAGCGGGTCCAGGTCGCGGTCATCTCGGGCGGTCAGCTGACGCAGTTCCGCACCCAGATCGTCGAGCAGCTGCCGCCCGCCTCCGACGAGGTGAAGGAGCGGATCCACCTGCTGCCGACCTGCGGCACGCAGTACTACCGGCTCCGCGGCGACGAGATCGTCACGGTCTACGCCCACGCCCTGACGCAGGACGAGCGCGACCGCGCCCTGGCGGCCGTCGAGCAGGAGGCCAGGCGGCTCGGGCTGTGGGAGTCGCAGACGTGGGGCGACATCCTGGAGGACCGCGGCTCGCAGATCACCTTCTCGGCGCTCGGACAGCAGGCCCCCATCGAGGCCAAGACCGCCTGGGATCCCGACGGCACGAAGAAGAGCGCCCTGCGCGACGCCGTCGCCGCCCAACTGCCGGACCTGGAGGTGCGCTCGGGCGGGTCGACGTCCGTCGACATCACCCACCGCGGGATCGACAAGGCCTACGGGATGAAGCAGCTCGCGGACGCCACGGGGATCAGCCTCGACGACATGCTGTTCGTGGGCGACCGGCTCGACCCGGACGGCAACGACTACCCCGTGCTGGCGCTGGGCGTGCCGTGCCACGCGGTCGAGGGATGGCAGGACACCGTGGCCTACCTCGAGGAGCTCATCCCCACGCTGGGCTGA
- a CDS encoding winged helix-turn-helix transcriptional regulator, whose product MSHLLLLTKSTQSSVEVLPSLALLPHHVKILPAEASALIEAPTCDAVLVDGRHDLAQVRSLTRVIRTTGIECPLILILTEGGLTVAAADWGMDDVILTTAGPAELEARLRLAMGRVAADGDKSDDDTHIISASGLVVDDVTYTAKLDGRVLDLTFKEFELLKFLAQHPGRVFTRQQLLQEVWGYDYFGGTRTVDVHVRRLRAKLGPENETLIGTVRNVGYRFVSRREPGDRAAERSVERQADARQQVSGRA is encoded by the coding sequence GTGTCCCACCTGCTGCTGCTGACGAAGAGCACCCAGTCCTCGGTCGAGGTGCTGCCGTCACTCGCCCTGCTGCCCCACCACGTCAAGATTCTCCCCGCGGAGGCCAGCGCGCTCATCGAAGCGCCGACGTGTGACGCCGTGCTGGTGGACGGGCGGCACGACCTGGCGCAGGTGCGCAGCCTGACCCGCGTGATCCGCACGACCGGCATCGAGTGCCCCCTCATCCTCATCCTCACCGAGGGCGGCCTGACCGTCGCCGCCGCCGACTGGGGCATGGACGACGTCATCCTCACCACCGCCGGCCCCGCCGAACTCGAGGCCCGCCTGCGCCTGGCGATGGGCCGCGTCGCCGCCGACGGCGACAAGAGCGATGACGACACCCACATCATCAGCGCCAGCGGCCTCGTGGTCGACGACGTCACCTACACCGCCAAGCTCGACGGCCGGGTCCTGGACCTGACCTTCAAGGAGTTCGAGCTGCTGAAGTTCCTGGCCCAGCACCCGGGCCGCGTCTTCACCCGCCAGCAGCTGCTGCAGGAGGTGTGGGGCTACGACTACTTCGGCGGCACCCGCACGGTCGACGTGCACGTGCGTCGCCTGCGCGCCAAGCTCGGCCCCGAGAACGAGACGCTGATCGGCACGGTGCGCAACGTCGGCTACCGCTTCGTCTCGCGTCGTGAGCCCGGCGACCGTGCGGCCGAGCGCTCCGTCGAGCGTCAGGCCGACGCCCGCCAGCAGGTCAGCGGCCGGGCCTGA